One region of Asterias rubens chromosome 5, eAstRub1.3, whole genome shotgun sequence genomic DNA includes:
- the LOC117290645 gene encoding beta-1,3-galactosyltransferase 5-like — MNIKTTFCFTLIYGLLVFGVVYFVMRRDDNLLLAQRHKTLSGVITVSGSRPTARKNITMQRPTKKQNKTIDLTTVEPVVNPHRFEFTIHNQAACFNRNNSHGELFLVLLVKCATFEKLDREQIRKTWGGVKEVLGRRVLTMFLLGESTDPIIRRQIQEENREFHDLIQEDFIDAYTNLTYKNMMGLKWVSMYCHQTSFVFSVDADMMINIVTLVKRLSKMPKTNFAEGHLRTNVIVERGNKSKWYIPKEVYAPKRYPPFLNGACYAMSRDVAVRVFDKSKYVPFLRLDDAFVGITMNKTGIILRFSPMYEQYSKKYSEAMKKGIGVGILHNRHRLNDKMLSLWHKLVGSQI; from the coding sequence ATGAATATCAAGACCACCTTCTGTTTTACGTTGATTTACGGACTTTTGGTGTTTGGAGTGGTGTATTTTGTTATGCGTAGAGATGACAATTTACTCCTGGCACAACGACACAAAACATTGTCTGGTGTAATAACCGTGAGTggaagtaggcctactgcacGCAAGAACATCACAATGCAGAGaccaaccaaaaaacaaaataaaaccatcGATTTAACCACAGTGGAACCAGTCGTCAATCCTCATCGTTTCGAGTTTACAATACACAACCAAGCTGCCTGCTTCAACAGGAACAACTCACACGGAGAACTCTTCTTGGTTTTGCTCGTCAAATGTGCAACTTTCGAGAAGTTGGACCGAGAGCAAATCCGGAAAACTTGGGGAGGTGTCAAGGAGGTTCTCGGTAGACGAGTCCTGACGATGTTTCTTCTAGGGGAGTCAACGGACCCCATCATTCGGAGACAAATTCAAGAGGAAAACCGTGAATTCCATGATCTTATCCAAGAAGACTTCATCGATGCGTACACAAATCTGACTTACAAAAACATGATGGGACTGAAGTGGGTCTCGATGTACTGCCATCAAACCAGCTTTGTATTCAGTGTAGATGCTGACATGATGATTAACATTGTAACACTGGTGAAACGTCTGTCCAAAATGCCCAAGACTAACTTTGCAGAAGGACATCTTAGGACAAATGTCATCGTAGAAAGAGGAAACAAATCCAAGTGGTACATCCCAAAGGAGGTTTACGCTCCTAAAAGGTATCCACCTTTTCTTAATGGCGCTTGCTACGCAATGTCTCGAGATGTAGCTGTGCGTGTCTTTGACAAGAGTAAGTATGTTCCGTTCCTTCGTCTCGATGATGCATTTGTAGGAATAACTATGAACAAAACCGGCATCATTCTGCGATTTTCTCCGATGTACGAGCAATATTCGAAGAAGTACTCTGAGGCGATGAAAAAGGGTATTGGAGTTGGAATACTTCACAACAGACATCGTCTCAATGATAAAATGTTGAGCCTTTGGCATAAACTAGTTGGATCGCAAATTTAG